The following coding sequences lie in one Phragmites australis chromosome 8, lpPhrAust1.1, whole genome shotgun sequence genomic window:
- the LOC133926567 gene encoding probable serine/threonine-protein kinase SIS8 isoform X2, protein MKNFLRKLHIGDSAGDGASLPSAPPPPPSKKGGEHKHASGISGWLSSVTGRPHSPPPPLPAPAAAAAAEVEESALAASVVERRAAEEEEEKAMRESRKEAEEERKQEMGVEKKEKQEAELEEYHMQLALEMSVREDPEAMQIEVAKQISLGSCPLQSSPAEVVAFRYWSFNALSYDDKILDGFYDICATGDKPALLTIPSLMELQALPFSHGAKTEAVLVNRAQDSKLVALEQKAFIMAVELHLKYSEFVGHALVQTLANLVSNCMGGLVFDPERMLLKYQSMSSSLRVGIRSAVMPLGRITVGLARHRALLFKVLADSLAVPCRLVKGRQYTGSDDGALNIVKLNDGREYIVDLMSDPGTLIPTDVADLGREFEESFLANSHPDTKDDSNTQLGSSFSEASSSVHGSFEHELLDKGSIPSIAGHSDPYKATTGHTGNQLSVVSSSFEELSVSTYASGNMPIVYGSINTEHTMTAKGKEKSLTSNNSSLSSPPSSETGSAPAVRRMKVKDVSEYMISAAKENPQLAEKIHAVLLESGVVPPPDLFSEESKEQPKDLIVYDTSLFQTKDEMIRRMNELESTSHVGRGRGHGPSLPHHPGYELQTKVVPYRMPLDLKPVQGLGIYHSLDFRDNATPSIPLYEPSAPPQEDPLQLIKQMPVTAAAVATAAVVASSMVVAAAKSNSDIKLDVPVAAAATAAAVVATTASVNKQYEYLDPGCQLLNLPSSSNKSIQKGRHDFWDTHQLETNHGQDNALEQEKGSVEAPQEAERVSDRSTGTESARSEIALDGIAEFEILWEEITLGDRVGLGSFGEVYRGEWHGTEVAVKKFLQQDISSDALEELRTEVHIMKRLCHPNVVLFMGAVTRLPNLSIVTEFLPRGSLFRLIHRSNNQLGERRRLRMALDVARGMNYLHNCTPVIVHRDLKSPNLLVDKNWVVKVCDFGLSRMKHSTFLSSRSTAGTAEWMAPEVLQNEPSDEKCDVFSYGVILWELSTLLQPWEGMNPMQVVGAVGFQQRRLDIPGDVDPAVAEIIERCWQTLVSFYLLVCNGVLKFIFYTADPRLRPSFSEIMAALRPLLKNMSANQPTRKRATDD, encoded by the exons ATGAAGAACTTCCTCAGGAAGCTCCACATCGGCGACTCCGCCGGCGACGGCGCCTCGTTGCCGTCCGCACCTCCCCCGCCGCCCTCCAAAAAGGGCGGCGAGCATAAGCACGCATCCGGAATATCGGGCTGGCTGAGCTCCGTGACGGGGCGACCCCactcgccaccgccgcccttACCGGCGCCTGCTGCTGCAGCGGCGGCAGAGGTGGAAGAGTCAGCGTTGGCGGCGTCGGTCGTGGAGAGgagggcggcggaggaggaggaggagaaggcaatgaGGGAGTCCCggaaggaggcggaggaggagaggaagcagGAGATGGGggtggagaagaaggagaagcagGAAGCCGAACTGGAGGAGTACCACATGCAGCTGGCGCTGGAGATGAGCGTGCGGGAAGACCCCGAGGCGATGCAGATCGAGGTGGCCAAGCAGATCAGCCTCGGCTCCTGCCCACTCCAGAGCTCCCCCGCGGAGGTCGTCGCCTTCCGATACTGG AGTTTCAATGCCCTTAGCTATGACGACAAAATCTTGGATGGTTTCTATGACATTTGTGCTACTGGAGACAAGCCCGCGTTATTGACCATACCCTCCCTGATGGAACTGCAAGCACTGCCTTTTTCACATGGAGCCAAAACCGAAGCTGTATTGGTCAACAGAGCACAAGACTCTAAACTCGTTGCACTTGAGCAGAAGGCATTCATCATGGCTGTGGAACTTCACTTGAAATATTCAGAGTTTGTTGGCCACGCTTTGGTTCAGACACTAGCTAATTTAGTTTCGAACTGCATGGGTGGACTGGTTTTTGATCCAGAAAGAATGTTGTTGAAATATCAAAGTATGAGCAGCTCATTGAGAGTTGGTATAAGAAGTGCGGTTATGCCTCTTGGCCGGATAACAGTTGGTTTGGCTCGTCATCGTGCACTGCTTTTTAAG GTTTTGGCAGACAGCCTTGCTGTTCCTTGTCGATTGGTTAAAGGAAGGCAGTACACTGGATCAGATGATGGAGCTTTGAACATTGTGAAACTTAATGATGGAAG GGAATACATTGTTGATCTCATGTCGGATCCTGGTACTCTCATTCCTACAGATGTTGCTGACCTGGGTAGAGAATTTGAAGAAAGTTTCTTAGCAAATAGTCACCCTGATACCAAAGATGACAGTAACACTCAGTTGGGGTCTTCGTTTAGTGAAGCTTCAAGTTCTGTGCATGGTTCTTTTGAGCACGAGTTACTTGATAAAGGGTCTATACCTAGCATTGCCGGGCATTCTGATCCTTATAAAGCAACAACTGGGCACACTGGCAACCAATTATCTGTGGTATCGAGTTCATTTGAGGAGCTATCAGTCAGCACATATGCAAGTGGAAATATGCCTATTGTGTATGGATCTATAAATACAGAGCATACCATGACTGCAAAAGGCAAAGAAAAGTCGCTCACATCAAATAATTCGTCATTAAGTTCACCTCCATCTTCTGAGACAGGCAGTGCTCCTGCTGTACGAAGGATGAAAGTGAAAGATGTCTCTGAGTATATGATTAGTGCTGCGAAAGAGAATCCCCAGTTAGCTGAAAAGATCCATGCTGTATTACTTGAAAGTGGAGTTGTGCCACCACCTGACTTATTTTCAGAAGAATCTAAGGAACAACCAAAAGACCTTATTGTGTATGACACATCTCTGTTTCAAACGAAAGATGAAATGATAAGGAGGATGAATGAGCTTGAATCCACATCACATgttggtcgtggtcgtggtcatggtcctTCATTACCACATCATCCTGGATATGAACTCCAAACAAAGGTTGTTCCTTATCGGATGCCTCTGGACCTTAAGCCTGTTCAGGGATTGGGTATTTACCATTCCTTGGATTTCCGGGATAACGCCACTCCCTCCATACCTCTGTATGAACCATCTGCTCCTCCCCAGGAAGATCCATTACAACTTATAAAGCAAATGCCTGTTACAGCTGCTGCTGTTGCAACAGCTGCAGTGGTTGCGTCTTCGATGGTTGTTGCTGCAGCTAAATCTAACAGTGATATTAAACTAGATGTTCCAGTGGCAGCTGCTGCCACTGCTGCTGCAGTTGTTGCAACTACTGCCTCTGTTAACAAGCAATATGAATACTTGGATCCTGGTTGTCAATTGCTTAACTTGCCAAGTTCGTCAAATAAATCAATCCAGAAAGGTAGACATGACTTCTGGGATACTCATCAGCTGGAAACAAATCATGGACAGGATAATGCCCTTGAGCAAGAAAAGGGTTCGGTTGAAGCGCCTCAGGAAGCCGAGCGAGTCTCTGACAGGTCAACTGGGACGGAGAGTGCAAGATCTGAAATTGCTCTAGATGGCATCGCAGAGTTTGAAATCCTGTGGGAAGAAATTACCCTTGGAGATCGTGTTGGGCTAG GATCTTTTGGAGAAGTGTACAGAGGGGAATGGCATGGGACA GAAGTCGCGGTAAAGAAATTCTTGCAACAAGATATTTCAAGTGATGCTCTGGAAGAACTTAGAACTGAG GTGCATATAATGAAAAGATTGTGTCATCCTAATGTTGTTCTTTTCATGGGTGCTGTCACTCGTTTACCTAATCTTTCTATCGTGACTGAATTTCTTCCAAG AGGTAGTTTATTTCGGTTGATCCATCGGTCCAACAACCAGTTGGGTGAAAGAAGACGTTTAAGGATGGCACTTGATGTG GCCCGTGGTATGAATTATTTGCACAATTGCACCCCTGTCATAGTTCACCGAGATTTGAAATCTCCAAATCTACTCGTTGACAAGAATTGGGTTGTGAAG gtttgtgattttggtttatCGCGTATGAAGCATAGTACCTTCCTTTCCTCAAGATCCACAGCTGGAACA GCAGAGTGGATGGCACCTGAAGTACTTCAAAATGAACCATCAGATGAGAA ATGTGATGTTTTCAGCTATGGGGTTATATTATGGGAGCTTTCTACATTACTACAGCCATGGGAAGGTATGAATCCGATGCAAGTTGTTGGAGCTGTTGGTTTTCAGCAACGACGTCTCGATATTCCAGGCGATGTGGATCCTGCTGTAGCAGAGATAATTGAGAGATGCTGGCAGACGTTAGTATCCTTTTACTTGCTGGTTTGCAATGGTGTTttgaaatttatattttatacagC AGATCCAAGGTTGCGGCCATCATTTTCAGAGATCATGGCTGCTTTAAGACCGTTATTGAAAAACATGTCTGCTAACCAACCTACGAGAAAGCGGGCAACAGATGATTGA
- the LOC133926567 gene encoding probable serine/threonine-protein kinase SIS8 isoform X3 — protein MKNFLRKLHIGDSAGDGASLPSAPPPPPSKKGGEHKHASGISGWLSSVTGRPHSPPPPLPAPAAAAAAEVEESALAASVVERRAAEEEEEKAMRESRKEAEEERKQEMGVEKKEKQEAELEEYHMQLALEMSVREDPEAMQIEVAKQISLGSCPLQSSPAEVVAFRYWSFNALSYDDKILDGFYDICATGDKPALLTIPSLMELQALPFSHGAKTEAVLVNRAQDSKLVALEQKAFIMAVELHLKYSEFVGHALVQTLANLVSNCMGGLVFDPERMLLKYQSMSSSLRVGIRSAVMPLGRITVGLARHRALLFKVLADSLAVPCRLVKGRQYTGSDDGALNIVKLNDGREYIVDLMSDPGTLIPTDVADLGREFEESFLANSHPDTKDDSNTQLGSSFSEASSSVHGSFEHELLDKGSIPSIAGHSDPYKATTGHTGNQLSVVSSSFEELSVSTYASGNMPIVYGSINTEHTMTAKGKEKSLTSNNSSLSSPPSSETGSAPAVRRMKVKDVSEYMISAAKENPQLAEKIHAVLLESGVVPPPDLFSEESKEQPKDLIVYDTSLFQTKDEMIRRMNELESTSHVGRGRGHGPSLPHHPGYELQTKVVPYRMPLDLKPVQGLGIYHSLDFRDNATPSIPLYEPSAPPQEDPLQLIKQMPVTAAAVATAAVVASSMVVAAAKSNSDIKLDVPVAAAATAAAVVATTASVNKQYEYLDPGCQLLNLPSSSNKSIQKGRHDFWDTHQLETNHGQDNALEQEKGSVEAPQEAERVSDRSTGTESARSEIALDGIAEFEILWEEITLGDRVGLGSFGEVYRGEWHGTEVAVKKFLQQDISSDALEELRTETVIWMQNSHIFHLAEVHIMKRLCHPNVVLFMGAVTRLPNLSIVTEFLPRGSLFRLIHRSNNQLGERRRLRMALDVARGMNYLHNCTPVIVHRDLKSPNLLVDKNWVVKVCDFGLSRMKHSTFLSSRSTAGTAEWMAPEVLQNEPSDEKCDVFSYGVILWELSTLLQPWEGMNPMQVVGAVGFQQRRLDIPGDVDPAVAEIIERCWQTDPRLRPSFSEIMAALRPLLKNMSANQPTRKRATDD, from the exons ATGAAGAACTTCCTCAGGAAGCTCCACATCGGCGACTCCGCCGGCGACGGCGCCTCGTTGCCGTCCGCACCTCCCCCGCCGCCCTCCAAAAAGGGCGGCGAGCATAAGCACGCATCCGGAATATCGGGCTGGCTGAGCTCCGTGACGGGGCGACCCCactcgccaccgccgcccttACCGGCGCCTGCTGCTGCAGCGGCGGCAGAGGTGGAAGAGTCAGCGTTGGCGGCGTCGGTCGTGGAGAGgagggcggcggaggaggaggaggagaaggcaatgaGGGAGTCCCggaaggaggcggaggaggagaggaagcagGAGATGGGggtggagaagaaggagaagcagGAAGCCGAACTGGAGGAGTACCACATGCAGCTGGCGCTGGAGATGAGCGTGCGGGAAGACCCCGAGGCGATGCAGATCGAGGTGGCCAAGCAGATCAGCCTCGGCTCCTGCCCACTCCAGAGCTCCCCCGCGGAGGTCGTCGCCTTCCGATACTGG AGTTTCAATGCCCTTAGCTATGACGACAAAATCTTGGATGGTTTCTATGACATTTGTGCTACTGGAGACAAGCCCGCGTTATTGACCATACCCTCCCTGATGGAACTGCAAGCACTGCCTTTTTCACATGGAGCCAAAACCGAAGCTGTATTGGTCAACAGAGCACAAGACTCTAAACTCGTTGCACTTGAGCAGAAGGCATTCATCATGGCTGTGGAACTTCACTTGAAATATTCAGAGTTTGTTGGCCACGCTTTGGTTCAGACACTAGCTAATTTAGTTTCGAACTGCATGGGTGGACTGGTTTTTGATCCAGAAAGAATGTTGTTGAAATATCAAAGTATGAGCAGCTCATTGAGAGTTGGTATAAGAAGTGCGGTTATGCCTCTTGGCCGGATAACAGTTGGTTTGGCTCGTCATCGTGCACTGCTTTTTAAG GTTTTGGCAGACAGCCTTGCTGTTCCTTGTCGATTGGTTAAAGGAAGGCAGTACACTGGATCAGATGATGGAGCTTTGAACATTGTGAAACTTAATGATGGAAG GGAATACATTGTTGATCTCATGTCGGATCCTGGTACTCTCATTCCTACAGATGTTGCTGACCTGGGTAGAGAATTTGAAGAAAGTTTCTTAGCAAATAGTCACCCTGATACCAAAGATGACAGTAACACTCAGTTGGGGTCTTCGTTTAGTGAAGCTTCAAGTTCTGTGCATGGTTCTTTTGAGCACGAGTTACTTGATAAAGGGTCTATACCTAGCATTGCCGGGCATTCTGATCCTTATAAAGCAACAACTGGGCACACTGGCAACCAATTATCTGTGGTATCGAGTTCATTTGAGGAGCTATCAGTCAGCACATATGCAAGTGGAAATATGCCTATTGTGTATGGATCTATAAATACAGAGCATACCATGACTGCAAAAGGCAAAGAAAAGTCGCTCACATCAAATAATTCGTCATTAAGTTCACCTCCATCTTCTGAGACAGGCAGTGCTCCTGCTGTACGAAGGATGAAAGTGAAAGATGTCTCTGAGTATATGATTAGTGCTGCGAAAGAGAATCCCCAGTTAGCTGAAAAGATCCATGCTGTATTACTTGAAAGTGGAGTTGTGCCACCACCTGACTTATTTTCAGAAGAATCTAAGGAACAACCAAAAGACCTTATTGTGTATGACACATCTCTGTTTCAAACGAAAGATGAAATGATAAGGAGGATGAATGAGCTTGAATCCACATCACATgttggtcgtggtcgtggtcatggtcctTCATTACCACATCATCCTGGATATGAACTCCAAACAAAGGTTGTTCCTTATCGGATGCCTCTGGACCTTAAGCCTGTTCAGGGATTGGGTATTTACCATTCCTTGGATTTCCGGGATAACGCCACTCCCTCCATACCTCTGTATGAACCATCTGCTCCTCCCCAGGAAGATCCATTACAACTTATAAAGCAAATGCCTGTTACAGCTGCTGCTGTTGCAACAGCTGCAGTGGTTGCGTCTTCGATGGTTGTTGCTGCAGCTAAATCTAACAGTGATATTAAACTAGATGTTCCAGTGGCAGCTGCTGCCACTGCTGCTGCAGTTGTTGCAACTACTGCCTCTGTTAACAAGCAATATGAATACTTGGATCCTGGTTGTCAATTGCTTAACTTGCCAAGTTCGTCAAATAAATCAATCCAGAAAGGTAGACATGACTTCTGGGATACTCATCAGCTGGAAACAAATCATGGACAGGATAATGCCCTTGAGCAAGAAAAGGGTTCGGTTGAAGCGCCTCAGGAAGCCGAGCGAGTCTCTGACAGGTCAACTGGGACGGAGAGTGCAAGATCTGAAATTGCTCTAGATGGCATCGCAGAGTTTGAAATCCTGTGGGAAGAAATTACCCTTGGAGATCGTGTTGGGCTAG GATCTTTTGGAGAAGTGTACAGAGGGGAATGGCATGGGACA GAAGTCGCGGTAAAGAAATTCTTGCAACAAGATATTTCAAGTGATGCTCTGGAAGAACTTAGAACTGAG ACAGTCATATGGATGCAGAACTCACATATCTTCCATTTGGCTGAG GTGCATATAATGAAAAGATTGTGTCATCCTAATGTTGTTCTTTTCATGGGTGCTGTCACTCGTTTACCTAATCTTTCTATCGTGACTGAATTTCTTCCAAG AGGTAGTTTATTTCGGTTGATCCATCGGTCCAACAACCAGTTGGGTGAAAGAAGACGTTTAAGGATGGCACTTGATGTG GCCCGTGGTATGAATTATTTGCACAATTGCACCCCTGTCATAGTTCACCGAGATTTGAAATCTCCAAATCTACTCGTTGACAAGAATTGGGTTGTGAAG gtttgtgattttggtttatCGCGTATGAAGCATAGTACCTTCCTTTCCTCAAGATCCACAGCTGGAACA GCAGAGTGGATGGCACCTGAAGTACTTCAAAATGAACCATCAGATGAGAA ATGTGATGTTTTCAGCTATGGGGTTATATTATGGGAGCTTTCTACATTACTACAGCCATGGGAAGGTATGAATCCGATGCAAGTTGTTGGAGCTGTTGGTTTTCAGCAACGACGTCTCGATATTCCAGGCGATGTGGATCCTGCTGTAGCAGAGATAATTGAGAGATGCTGGCAGAC AGATCCAAGGTTGCGGCCATCATTTTCAGAGATCATGGCTGCTTTAAGACCGTTATTGAAAAACATGTCTGCTAACCAACCTACGAGAAAGCGGGCAACAGATGATTGA
- the LOC133926567 gene encoding probable serine/threonine-protein kinase SIS8 isoform X4 has product MKNFLRKLHIGDSAGDGASLPSAPPPPPSKKGGEHKHASGISGWLSSVTGRPHSPPPPLPAPAAAAAAEVEESALAASVVERRAAEEEEEKAMRESRKEAEEERKQEMGVEKKEKQEAELEEYHMQLALEMSVREDPEAMQIEVAKQISLGSCPLQSSPAEVVAFRYWSFNALSYDDKILDGFYDICATGDKPALLTIPSLMELQALPFSHGAKTEAVLVNRAQDSKLVALEQKAFIMAVELHLKYSEFVGHALVQTLANLVSNCMGGLVFDPERMLLKYQSMSSSLRVGIRSAVMPLGRITVGLARHRALLFKVLADSLAVPCRLVKGRQYTGSDDGALNIVKLNDGREYIVDLMSDPGTLIPTDVADLGREFEESFLANSHPDTKDDSNTQLGSSFSEASSSVHGSFEHELLDKGSIPSIAGHSDPYKATTGHTGNQLSVVSSSFEELSVSTYASGNMPIVYGSINTEHTMTAKGKEKSLTSNNSSLSSPPSSETGSAPAVRRMKVKDVSEYMISAAKENPQLAEKIHAVLLESGVVPPPDLFSEESKEQPKDLIVYDTSLFQTKDEMIRRMNELESTSHVGRGRGHGPSLPHHPGYELQTKVVPYRMPLDLKPVQGLGIYHSLDFRDNATPSIPLYEPSAPPQEDPLQLIKQMPVTAAAVATAAVVASSMVVAAAKSNSDIKLDVPVAAAATAAAVVATTASVNKQYEYLDPGCQLLNLPSSSNKSIQKGRHDFWDTHQLETNHGQDNALEQEKGSVEAPQEAERVSDRSTGTESARSEIALDGIAEFEILWEEITLGDRVGLGSFGEVYRGEWHGTEVAVKKFLQQDISSDALEELRTEVHIMKRLCHPNVVLFMGAVTRLPNLSIVTEFLPRGSLFRLIHRSNNQLGERRRLRMALDVARGMNYLHNCTPVIVHRDLKSPNLLVDKNWVVKVCDFGLSRMKHSTFLSSRSTAGTAEWMAPEVLQNEPSDEKCDVFSYGVILWELSTLLQPWEGMNPMQVVGAVGFQQRRLDIPGDVDPAVAEIIERCWQTDPRLRPSFSEIMAALRPLLKNMSANQPTRKRATDD; this is encoded by the exons ATGAAGAACTTCCTCAGGAAGCTCCACATCGGCGACTCCGCCGGCGACGGCGCCTCGTTGCCGTCCGCACCTCCCCCGCCGCCCTCCAAAAAGGGCGGCGAGCATAAGCACGCATCCGGAATATCGGGCTGGCTGAGCTCCGTGACGGGGCGACCCCactcgccaccgccgcccttACCGGCGCCTGCTGCTGCAGCGGCGGCAGAGGTGGAAGAGTCAGCGTTGGCGGCGTCGGTCGTGGAGAGgagggcggcggaggaggaggaggagaaggcaatgaGGGAGTCCCggaaggaggcggaggaggagaggaagcagGAGATGGGggtggagaagaaggagaagcagGAAGCCGAACTGGAGGAGTACCACATGCAGCTGGCGCTGGAGATGAGCGTGCGGGAAGACCCCGAGGCGATGCAGATCGAGGTGGCCAAGCAGATCAGCCTCGGCTCCTGCCCACTCCAGAGCTCCCCCGCGGAGGTCGTCGCCTTCCGATACTGG AGTTTCAATGCCCTTAGCTATGACGACAAAATCTTGGATGGTTTCTATGACATTTGTGCTACTGGAGACAAGCCCGCGTTATTGACCATACCCTCCCTGATGGAACTGCAAGCACTGCCTTTTTCACATGGAGCCAAAACCGAAGCTGTATTGGTCAACAGAGCACAAGACTCTAAACTCGTTGCACTTGAGCAGAAGGCATTCATCATGGCTGTGGAACTTCACTTGAAATATTCAGAGTTTGTTGGCCACGCTTTGGTTCAGACACTAGCTAATTTAGTTTCGAACTGCATGGGTGGACTGGTTTTTGATCCAGAAAGAATGTTGTTGAAATATCAAAGTATGAGCAGCTCATTGAGAGTTGGTATAAGAAGTGCGGTTATGCCTCTTGGCCGGATAACAGTTGGTTTGGCTCGTCATCGTGCACTGCTTTTTAAG GTTTTGGCAGACAGCCTTGCTGTTCCTTGTCGATTGGTTAAAGGAAGGCAGTACACTGGATCAGATGATGGAGCTTTGAACATTGTGAAACTTAATGATGGAAG GGAATACATTGTTGATCTCATGTCGGATCCTGGTACTCTCATTCCTACAGATGTTGCTGACCTGGGTAGAGAATTTGAAGAAAGTTTCTTAGCAAATAGTCACCCTGATACCAAAGATGACAGTAACACTCAGTTGGGGTCTTCGTTTAGTGAAGCTTCAAGTTCTGTGCATGGTTCTTTTGAGCACGAGTTACTTGATAAAGGGTCTATACCTAGCATTGCCGGGCATTCTGATCCTTATAAAGCAACAACTGGGCACACTGGCAACCAATTATCTGTGGTATCGAGTTCATTTGAGGAGCTATCAGTCAGCACATATGCAAGTGGAAATATGCCTATTGTGTATGGATCTATAAATACAGAGCATACCATGACTGCAAAAGGCAAAGAAAAGTCGCTCACATCAAATAATTCGTCATTAAGTTCACCTCCATCTTCTGAGACAGGCAGTGCTCCTGCTGTACGAAGGATGAAAGTGAAAGATGTCTCTGAGTATATGATTAGTGCTGCGAAAGAGAATCCCCAGTTAGCTGAAAAGATCCATGCTGTATTACTTGAAAGTGGAGTTGTGCCACCACCTGACTTATTTTCAGAAGAATCTAAGGAACAACCAAAAGACCTTATTGTGTATGACACATCTCTGTTTCAAACGAAAGATGAAATGATAAGGAGGATGAATGAGCTTGAATCCACATCACATgttggtcgtggtcgtggtcatggtcctTCATTACCACATCATCCTGGATATGAACTCCAAACAAAGGTTGTTCCTTATCGGATGCCTCTGGACCTTAAGCCTGTTCAGGGATTGGGTATTTACCATTCCTTGGATTTCCGGGATAACGCCACTCCCTCCATACCTCTGTATGAACCATCTGCTCCTCCCCAGGAAGATCCATTACAACTTATAAAGCAAATGCCTGTTACAGCTGCTGCTGTTGCAACAGCTGCAGTGGTTGCGTCTTCGATGGTTGTTGCTGCAGCTAAATCTAACAGTGATATTAAACTAGATGTTCCAGTGGCAGCTGCTGCCACTGCTGCTGCAGTTGTTGCAACTACTGCCTCTGTTAACAAGCAATATGAATACTTGGATCCTGGTTGTCAATTGCTTAACTTGCCAAGTTCGTCAAATAAATCAATCCAGAAAGGTAGACATGACTTCTGGGATACTCATCAGCTGGAAACAAATCATGGACAGGATAATGCCCTTGAGCAAGAAAAGGGTTCGGTTGAAGCGCCTCAGGAAGCCGAGCGAGTCTCTGACAGGTCAACTGGGACGGAGAGTGCAAGATCTGAAATTGCTCTAGATGGCATCGCAGAGTTTGAAATCCTGTGGGAAGAAATTACCCTTGGAGATCGTGTTGGGCTAG GATCTTTTGGAGAAGTGTACAGAGGGGAATGGCATGGGACA GAAGTCGCGGTAAAGAAATTCTTGCAACAAGATATTTCAAGTGATGCTCTGGAAGAACTTAGAACTGAG GTGCATATAATGAAAAGATTGTGTCATCCTAATGTTGTTCTTTTCATGGGTGCTGTCACTCGTTTACCTAATCTTTCTATCGTGACTGAATTTCTTCCAAG AGGTAGTTTATTTCGGTTGATCCATCGGTCCAACAACCAGTTGGGTGAAAGAAGACGTTTAAGGATGGCACTTGATGTG GCCCGTGGTATGAATTATTTGCACAATTGCACCCCTGTCATAGTTCACCGAGATTTGAAATCTCCAAATCTACTCGTTGACAAGAATTGGGTTGTGAAG gtttgtgattttggtttatCGCGTATGAAGCATAGTACCTTCCTTTCCTCAAGATCCACAGCTGGAACA GCAGAGTGGATGGCACCTGAAGTACTTCAAAATGAACCATCAGATGAGAA ATGTGATGTTTTCAGCTATGGGGTTATATTATGGGAGCTTTCTACATTACTACAGCCATGGGAAGGTATGAATCCGATGCAAGTTGTTGGAGCTGTTGGTTTTCAGCAACGACGTCTCGATATTCCAGGCGATGTGGATCCTGCTGTAGCAGAGATAATTGAGAGATGCTGGCAGAC AGATCCAAGGTTGCGGCCATCATTTTCAGAGATCATGGCTGCTTTAAGACCGTTATTGAAAAACATGTCTGCTAACCAACCTACGAGAAAGCGGGCAACAGATGATTGA